The Acidimicrobiales bacterium DNA segment GGCGCATCGAGATGACCGGCGACGCGAGACGGACGATCTCCTCGACCGCCGCCGGCGCCTTCGCGTCGAACTCGGCCATCCACGCATCTCGCTGGTCGGGGTTCTCGGTGAGGAAATGGAGGCCCCAGCTGATCGCATTGCGGGTGGTCTCGTTGCCGGCCACGAGCAACAGGATGAAGAACGACGCCAGCTCCTGTTCGGTGAGACGTTCGCCGTCGAGTTCGGCCGACATGAGGGCGGTGGTGAGGTCGTCGGTGGGATTCTCGACCCGGGCGGCGCCGAGCTCGCCCATCAGCTGCGAGAGCCCCAGCCCAGCACCCAGGATGAGCCCGAGGAAGTCGTCGCCTTCGGACGCAAAGTCGGGATCGCTGGCCCCGAGGATCAGGTTCGACTGCTCGAGCACGAAGCCGTACTGGCTCTCGGGAATGCCCATCATCTGGCAGATGATGCGCAGCGGTAGCGGCGCCGCGAAGTCGGCGACGAAGTCGAACTCCCCCTTGTCGCGCAGATCGGCGGCGAGTTCGATGCCGACCTGCTCGACGGCGTGCATGGCCCGTTCGAGCTGGCGGGGCGTGAACCCGGCCGCGACGAGTCCGCGTAGGCGCTTGTGTCGCGGATCGTCCATGTTGATCATCGAGCCGAAGAAGTCGTTGACCTCCGGCGACTGATCGAGTGGACCGGTGGCGCCCTTGCCACTGCAGAACAGCTCGGGGTTCTTGCTCGCCGCCACCACGTCGGAGTGGCGGGTGAGCACGTAGTAACCCGGTCCGTTGGGCCCCAGTGGGTTGTCGGGCTCCTCGAAGAACGGGAACGGGTTCTCGGTCCGGAAGCGACGGAAGACCTCGGCCCGCGTGCCCTGGTCGAGATCCCAGAACTCGAGCGTGGACAGGTCGATCTCGTCGAGGGGCGGAATCGTCGTCATCCCGTCAGGCTAACCGAGCGCGCTGATCGCGGCCGAGTAGTCGGGCTCCTGGGCGATCTCGGGTACGAGCTCGGCGTGGGCGACGTAGCCGTCGGCGCCGATGACGACGACCGCACGGGCCGCGAGGCCTTCGAGCTTGCCGTCGATGATGCGGACGCCGTAGTCGTCGAGCATCTCGGGGTTCTTGAAGGTGGACCCGGTCGACACGTTCTCGATGCCCTCGGCACCACAGAAGCGACCGGCTGCGGGAGGGAGGTCGGCCGACACGCAGAGCACGGTGGCGTCGAGGCCGGCCGCCTGCTCGTTGAAGGTGCGCACGCTCGTGGCGCACGTCGGCGTGTCGATCGACGGGAAGATGTTGAGGATGACCGGGCCACCGGCGAGATCGGTCGACGACACCGAGCTGAAGTCGGCCTTGGTGAGGGTGAAGGCCGGCGCCGGGGATCCGACCGCGGGCAGATCGCCGCTGGTGTGGACGGGGTTGCCTCCGAGTGTGATCTCAGCCATGGGGTGTACTCCTGGGGTCTTGGTGATCGAGCGTTCGTGCGTGAACCCGGCTCACGTTACCCACACCGGGTCGTCGACTTGGCAGGATGAGGAGATGACGCCGGCCATCGAGATGCTCCGTGAGCTCGGCATCGCCCACACCATCGCGGCGTACGACCACGATCCGGCCCGCGGCTCGTACGGCGACGAAGCAGTCGAGGCGCTGGGACTCGACCCCGAATCGGTCTTCAAGACCCTGATGGTCACGCTCGACGACGGCTCGTTTGCGATCGGCGTCGTCCCCGTCGGCGCACAACTCGATCTGAAGGCCATCGCCGCGGCCGCCGGTGCGAAGAAGGCGGTGATGACCGACTCGGCCGAGGCGCAGCGACGTTCCGGCTATGTGCTCGGCGGCATCAGCCCGTTCGGCCAGAAGCGACCCGCTCGGACCTTCGTCGACGAGTGGGCCGGTGCTCTCGCCATCGTGCACTGCAGCGGCGGTCGGCGGGGCCTCGAGATCGGCGTGGCACCGTCGGCCTTCGTCGACGCACTCGGTGCGACCTTCGCGGCGATCGCCGCGTGGTGAGCCGCTACCCTCGACGTATGGCCCATCGGATCGAAATCACCTATTGCGTCCCTTGAGACTATTCGAGCCGCGCCGTGAGCGCGACCGCTGATCTCCTGTCGAACTATCAGCACGTGATCGAGTCGTTGACACTGCGCACGGGCACCGCCGGGGTCTACGACGTGCGGGTCGACGATCAACTGATCTACTCGAAAGCCGAGACGGGACGCCACGCCGAACCCGGCGAAGTCCTCGAGCTGTTCACCGCCCTCGTTGGCGACATCCGTCGCTACGGCGAGACCTGATCACCGCACGACCCGCTCGCTGACCCGACGGACCGAACTGACTCAGCGGGGAGTGGCCGCCCGCAGCCGCCCGGCCAGACGCTCGATCTGGAGATCCTGATCGGCGGATTGGGGACCCGCCGCCGGGCGGGCCAGCCGCAGGTCGCGCAGCGCCATGTCGATCTCGGCGCCGGCCGCGCACATCACGAGGACGGCGATGACTCCCGCTCTCCCCCATCCGGCCCCGCAATGTACGATCACCCGCTCCCCGGTGCGCAACCGACGGTGGATGTCGACGACCAGTTCCCTCACCTCGGTGTCGGCGGCGACCAGATGGTCGGCTGTGGGCAGCCGCAACGCGGTGTGGGGCGCGGGGGCGGCCAGCCAGTCCACATAGGCAGGGAAACGGCGGCGCAGCTCCTCGTCGGTCTGGAGGCAGACGACCGTGTCGCCTTCGACCTTCGTCAGCAAGCCGACGGGATCGGGGCCGATCGCGTCGAGCCCACAGAGGACGAGTGTTCCTTCGACGCGTGCGACGGGCACCGCATGTACGCCACCCGTAGCGCGGTATTTATCGCCACCAATGTCCATGAGTTGCACAGAGTAGTCACGTCGGTCACGCAAGGTGGGGACTGCACTCGGGTGTGCGCGCCCGGGTCCGCCGGTCCAGACTGACGACATGCGCCTCGGAGAAACCGTCAACCCTCAGGACCCCGACCAGCCGAGCCCCCTCGCCGGGATACGGATCCTCGCGGCCGAGCAGATGGCGGCACTCCCGTACGCGACCCAGTTGTTGGCCCGGCTCGGCGCCGAGGTCGTCAAGGTCGAGCATCCCACCATGGGCGACAGCGGACGCGGCTCGGTTCCCTTCATCGAAGACCCGCAGGGGCGCAAGGTGGGCGCGACGTTCCTGCGCAACAACTTCAACAAGCGCAGCGTCGCACTGGACCTCAAGGCCCCCGAGGGGGTCGAGATCTTCCTCGACCTGTCGACCCGTTTCGACATCGTGTGCGAGAACTTCAAGGCCGGCACCGCCGACCGGCTCGGGATCGGCTACGACGCAGTGGCCGCCCGTCACCCCGAGGTCGTCTATCTCTCGGTCTCGGGCTTCGGCAACGACCCACGGTCGCCCTACATGCATCGCGCCGCCTACGCCGCGGTGGTCGAGGGAATGTCGGGCATCTACGAGTACAAGCGCCGCCCCGGTCGCCGCCCCACGGCCAATCCGGTCGGCGCACTGGGCGACATCAGCAGCGCGCTGTTCGGCGTGATCGGCATCCTCGCGGCGCTGCGCCATCGCGACCTCACGGGCCGAGGTCAGCACATCGACATCGCCATGCTCGACGCCACCATGGCGATGACCGACATCGTCTCCAACTTCTATTCGATGGGCATTCCCGACGAACAGTCGTCCGGCGTGGGCATCGTCGAGACGTTCTCCGCGGGCGAGGGCAGCTTCGTGCTCCAGATCGTCCGTGAGCCCCACTTCGAGAAGGTCGCCCGACTCACCGGCAACGAGGACTGGCTCACCGACGAACGCTTCGAGTCCCGCGCCGGTTGGCAGGAGCACTTCGACGACGTGATCCGGCCGGGAGTCGAGCGCTGGGCCGCGGACAAGACCAACCGCGAGGCGGTGGCGATCCTCTCCGGCGAGGGCATCGCCGCCGGCGAGTCCAACACCAGCAAGGACATCGTGGAGGACGAACACGTCGCCGTGCGCAACATGTTGGTCGAGGTTCCTCGCGCCGACGGCGGCGACCCGGTGCTGGTGCCCGGCAACCCGGTGAAGATGTCGCGCACCCAGGAGGGCCCCGAGACCCGTTTCCCGTGGCTGGGCGAGCACACCGACGAGGTGCTGGCCGAGGAACTCGGCCTCTCCCCCGACCGCCTCGCTGCCCTCCGGGACGCCGGCACCACCTCCTGACCGCTCGGTTGCGGATCGCATCGGGAGGTGTGCGTAGAATCTGACGGTCCGTCAGATCTGCAAGAGGCACCGACACATGGATTTCGAGTTCACCCCCGAGCAACAGCAGTTCGCGATCGATGTGCGGGAGTTCCTCGACGCCAACGACGACCCCGACGTCTTCGACGTCACCCGGGAGAACATGGCGCAGATCGTCGACACGCCGAAGCGCCGAGCGTTCATGAAGTCGCTCGGCCACAAGGGCTGGCTGGGCATCACCTGGCCCGAGGAGTACGGCGGCACCGACGGTGAGGGCGTCTACGAATACATCCTCAACGAGCAGTTGGCGGGCCGTGGCGGCCCCCAGATCGGCAAGGGCGTCGGCATCATCGGCAAGACGTTGATCGCCCACGGCTCCGATCACCTCAAGGCCGAGTTCCTCCCCCAGATCCTCGAGAACGACGTCGAGTTCGCGGTCGGCTACTCCGAACCCAACGCCGGGTCCGACGCCGCCTCGATGCGGCTCAAAGGGGAGCGCGTCACCAGCGATGCCGGCGAAGACGGCTGGCTCCTCAACGGCCAGAAGACCTGGACCACCTCGGCCCACTTCGCCGAGTGGTACTGGGTCGGCGTCCGCACCGATCCCGACAACAAACACATGGGCATCACCCTCATGCTCGTTCCCCTCGATCAGGAGGGCATCACCATCAACGGCATCTGGACGATGGGCGACGAGCGCACCAACGAGGTCTGGTTCGACGACGTCTTCGTCCCCGACGCCTATGTCGTCGGCCAGGTCAACTACGGCTTCCGCTACATCAGCCAGGCGCTCGACCTCGAGCGGTTCACCATGTTCACCATGTCGCCGATCCTCCAGCGTCTCGACCTGCTGACCGACTACGTGAAGACCGCGGTGCGAGACGGCGAGCCGCTGAGGGACGACCCGAAGATCCGGGCCCGTCTCGCCCAGCTCCACACCGACGCCGAAGTGGCCCGGGTCATGGGCCTCAAGTTCGTGGCCGAGGCCGTCAAGGTCGAGTACCTGGTGAAGGCGGGCAAGCCGTATCAGCCGCCCACCGTGGAGGCGTCGGAGTACAAGCTCTTCGCCACCGAGCTGTCGAAGCGCCTCGCCGACGCCGCGATGGACATCGGCGGCCCCGGTTCGCAGCTCCGGGTCAAGACCGAGGACGCGCCGATGAAGGGACGCTCCGAGTCGACCTACCGCTACACCGTCATCGACACCATCGGCGGCGGTTCCTCGGAGATCCAGAAGAACATCATCTCCCGCCGGGCCATGGGCCTTCCGAAGAACTTCTGAGCGCCCTAACTGTGTTGGTTCAGCGATGACTCCTGCCCTCGACGGCATCCGTGTACTCGACTTCGCGTCGGTCGGACCCGGCGCTCGCGCGTCGCGCATGCTGTCGGACTATGGCGCAGAGGTCATCAAGCTCGGCCCCACGCCGAAGGACGGCGGCAAACTGCTCGTGCCGCCGTACTACGCCTACAGCGGTCATCGTCTCATGCGCCGTGGCCTGCTCGATCTTAAGGCCGATGCCGGTCGCGAGGCGTACCTCGCCCTGGCCCGGACCGCCGACGTCGTGCTCGAGAGCTTCCGGCCCGGCGTGGTCGACCGCCTCGGCATCGGCTACGAGGCAACCCGCGCGGTGAACGACCGCATCGTGTACTGCTCGACCAGCGGTTTCGGCCAGACCGGTCCCCAGTCGGCGTGGGCCGGTCACGACGTGAACTATCTCGCCGTCTCGGGCTATCTCGACTGCACCGGCCGGCGGGCCGACGGCTCCCCTCCCCTGCCCGGGGCCACGGTGGCGGACATCGCCGCCGGCGGCATGCACGCGGTCATGGCGATCATGGCCGGCCTCCTGCGCCGTGAGCGCACGGGAACCGGCGAGTTCCTCGATGTCTCGATCGCCGACGGCGCCTTCGGGCTCATGTCGCTCTATGTCGACGAGTACCTCGCCACCGGTACGGAACCCGGCCCGGGGCACTACATCCTCACCGGGAAGTACGCCTGCTACGACATCTACACCTGCGCCGACGGCCGCCACCTCTCGGTGGGCGCGATCGAGCCGGCGTTCTGGCGCAACCTGTGCCGTGAGCTCGATCTCGAGCAGTACACGGCCGCGCAGATGGACGACGATCTCCAGGACGAGGTCCGCGCCGCCTTCGCCGCCGTCTTCGCCACGAAGACCCGCGACGAGTGGGCCGACCAACTCGGTCCGGCCGACTGTTGCGTCGCCCCGGTCAACACCGTGGCCGAGGCGGTCGACGACCAGCAGTACGCGGCCCGGGGCATGGTGGTCGAGGCCGACCACGCCACCGAAGGCATCTTCCGCCAGACCGGACCCGTCTGGGCCGGCACCACCCGGCCCGACGGCCCCTACCCGGTCCGCGCGGGAACGGTCACCGACACCGCCGACCTGCTCGCAGAAGCGGGCTACGAGCGGACGACCATCGACGGACTTCTCGAGAACGGAGTGATCGCGTGAGCGACCTTCCCCCGTCCATTGCCGAGCTCATCGACAAGCCCCAGTACCCGGTCACCGCCAACTTCCCGGTCGAGCTCGGCTACAGCTTCAACACGCTCGCCGCCACCGAGAACGGCAACCCGCTCTACTGGGACCCCGCGGTGGCCGACGAGCTCACCGGCGGCATGACGGTGCCGCCCACCACACTGTCGCTGTGGATGCGCCCCCACCGCTGGGAGCCGGGCGCCGAAGAGGAACTCGTCGCCCTCAAGGTCCACTTCGACCTGAAGGAGATGCTCGAACTCCCTGAGGCGATCATGAGCGACAACACGCTGATCCTCCACGAGCCGGTGCGCCCCGGCGACGTGATCAGCCACCACCAGGTACTCCGCTCGGTGAGCGACGAGAAGACCACCAAGCTCGGCTCCGGCCGTTTCTGGTCGATCGACATCGTCTACACCAACCAGGACGACGAGCTCGTCGGCATCGAGAGCTACACCGGTTTCGGATACTCCAAATCGCTGCGAGATCGCGACGCCTCCGGCGTCGCTCTTGCGCAGACTCCCTCTCCGGCAGCTCGTCCCTCGCCGCCTCCCGACGGCGAACGTCTACCCGAGCTGATCTACGACGTCACCGCGACCACGGTGGTGCTCGGTGCGCTGGCCAGCCGCGACTGGCGGCCGATGCACCACGACTTCAAGTTCGCCACCGAACGCAACGGCACCCAGGACATCTTCCTCAACACACCCAACCTCGCCGCCTGGTTCGAGCGCTACATCACCGACTGGACCGGCCCTCGCGGCCGCATCGGCCGCATGACGTTCCGCATGCGCGACTCGATCTTCCCCGACGACCGCATGGTGTTCACCGGCACCGTGACCGGCGTGACCACCGACGACCAGGGCTGCGCCTGGGCCGAGCTCGACATCACCGTCGCCGTGCGCAACGACGGCGAGCCCGAACGGCTCTGCTGCACCTGCAACGCCCGAGTGGCGATCCCGACCGACGAATCTGACAACCCGTGGGCCCGCAAGGGCCAGAACTGGACTCCCTGATGCTGAATCTCGATTTCTCCGAAGAACAGGAAATGCTGCGCGACATGGTGCGCGGCGTCTGCGCGCAGCACGCGCCGTTCGAGAAGGTACGCGAGCTCGAGGACGACCCCGACGGCATCGCCACCGAGCTGTGGGACCAGCTGGGCGAGCTGGGTGTCACCGGGCTGATGCTGCCCGAGGAGTACGGCGGGTCGGGCATGAGCCTCATCGAAGGCGTCATCGTCTACGAGGAGCTCGGCCGTTCGCTGGCGCCGGTGCCCCACTTCGTGAGCAGTGTCCTCAGCGCCGGCGCGATCCTGCGCGGCGGGACCGACGAGCAGAAGTCGAGCCTGCTCCCCGAGCTCGCCGCCGGGTCCACCATCATCACCCCCGCCTGGCTGGAGCCCGACAACGGCTACTCGCCGAAGGGCGTCCAGCTGACCGCGACCGTCGATGGCGACCACGCGGTGCTCAACGGTTCGAAGATGCACGTCTACTTCGCCCGGGCCGCCGACCAGATGCTCGTGCTCGCCCGTACCGGCGACGCCCCGACCGACATCGACCTCTTCCTCGTGCCCACCGACACCACCGGCGTCACCCTCGAGCAACGAATGTCGATCTCGTCCGACACCCAGTACCGGGTCGAGTTCGCCGACGTTTCCGTGCCCGTGGCCAACCGCATCGGCGCAGCCGGCACCGGTTGGGCCACATGGGACGACGTGATGCTCGAAGCCGTGATCCTCGCCTCGGCCCAGGCCATGGGCGGCGCCGACTACGCCCTGGAGATCACCGCCCAGTACTCGAAGGACCGTGAGCAGTTCGACAAGGCCCTCGCCGAGTTCCAGGCGATCTCGCATGGCCTGGCCGATGCCCGCACCGAGCTCGACGGCGGCAAGATCCTGGTCTACGAAGCCGCGTGGGCCCAGTCGCAGGGCAAGGACATCAGCCGCCTCGCACCGATGGCCAAGCTCTTCACCGGCACGGTCTACCGCGACCTCACCGCCATGGCGCAGCAGATCTTCGGCGGCGTCGGCTTCACCCTCGAGTACGACATCCAGCTCTACTTCCGCCGGGCCAAGCAGCTCCAGATCAGCTGGTGGGACAAGGCCACCTGCGAAGAGCGCGTCGCCGAGAGCGTGCTGGGCTAGAGCTCGTCGCCGGCGCCGAGCGTCCACCCCGCGGTGGCGGCGCGGCCGCCATGGGCCCACGCGGCCTGCACACAGGCCCCCGTGGCGACGGTCTCGTCGTCGTGGGGCACGACGACCGATCCGTCGAACAGGTCGGCTACGACCCCTCGATAGGCGCGGCTCTGCGCGCCGCCACCGACCAGGTGCAATCGTCCATCGGTCGCCGCGCCCGCGGCAGTCAGCGCGTCGAGTCCGTGGAGAAGTCCCCGAACCACCCCCTCGTGGGCGGCGCGAGCGAGGTCGGCCGGGACGGTCGAATTGCGGAGCCCCTCGAAGGTGCCGGTGGCGTGGGGTAGGTCCGGGGTGCGCTCGCCGTCGAAATAGGGCGTGAGCGAGACCCCGTTGGCCCCCGACGGCGCGGTGAGGGCCAATCGGGCGAACTGGTCGCGATCGACGCCCAGCCAGGACGCCACCGTGTCGGTCACCCGGGTCGCGTTGAGTGTGCACACCAGCGGCAGATGGTTCCCGGTTGCGTCGCAGAACCCGGCCACCGCTCCTGACCGGTCGCAGGTGGGCGTCGTCGAGACGGCGTAGACCGTGCCGGAGGTGCCCAGTGACATTGCGATGTCACCCGGCCGCAGATCGAGGCCGAGGGCGCCGGCCATGTTGTCGCCGGTGCCCGGCCCCACCACGATCCCGGGGCGGAGGCCGAGCGCGTCGGCCGCGGCCGGCAGCAGTGGGCCGGCCGGTTCCTCGGGGCGGAGGACCCGCGGCAGCAGGTGGGCCCAGTCGTCGCGCCCGCCGACCAACGCGAGCAGGTCGTCCCGGTAGGCGCCGGTGGCGCGATCGAACCATCCCCCACCCGACGCGTCGCCCCGATCCGTGACCGCTGCGCCGGTGAGCCGCCAGGTCAGGTAGTCGTGGGGCAGGAGCAGCCGGGCGATCCGGGGAACGAGCGTCGGTTCGGTCTCGACCAGCCACCTGAGCTTGGTGATGGTGAAGGACGCGACCGGCACGGAACCGCACGCATCTGCCCACGCGTCGGCGCCGATGGCGGCGACCAGTCGGGTCGCCTGGTCCGCCGACTCGGTGTCGTTCCAGAGCTTGGCCGGGCGCAACGGCTCGCCGTCGTCACCCAACACCACGAGGCCGTGTTGTTGCCCGGCGACCGAGACCGCCACCACCTCGTCGCGATGGGCGCCGGTTGCCGAGAACGCCTCGATCAGGGCGTCCCACCAGGCGCGCGGGTCCTGCTCACTGCGCGGCGGCGCGGTGGGCGGGTGCGAGGCCCGGCCGGTGGCGACGACGTCACCGGTGTCGAGGTCGCGCAGTTCGACCTTGGTGGACTGGGTCGACGAGTCGATCCCGGCGACCAGCGGCATCAGGCGACACGCTCGATGTAGCGGTTGACGAGGTCCTCGAGCGCTTCCTGCGCCCCCGACACCGGCGCCGGGTCGAGGTCGGCGGCCGTCACCCGGGTGCGCAGATCCTCCAGGGTGCGCTGGCCGTCGAGGATCGCGCGGCCTTCGTCGCCGGCCCACCCGGCGTAGCGAGCGGAGCGCAGATCCTCGAGGGCACCGTCGTCGACCATCGCGTGGGCGACCAGGAATGCCTTGGCGAGTGTGTCGATGCCGCCCACGTGGCCGTGGAAGAGGTCACTGCGATCGATCGACGTGCGCCGGAGCTTGGTGTCGAACATGAAGCCGCCGGTCTCGAAGCCGCCGCCGCGAATGATCTCGTAGACCGCGGGCACCAGCGAGTCGACCGAGTTCGGGAACTGGTCGGTGTCCCAGCCCAGGCGATCGTCGCCCCGGTTGGCGTCGACCGATCCGAAGATGCCGTGCGACTGGGCCACGGCCACCTCGTGGGCGAAGTCGTGGCCCGACAGGGTGGCGTGGTTGACCTCGATGTTGACCTTGATCTCGTTCTCGAGCCCGTACTTCTGGAGGAATCCGAACACCGTCGCCGAGTCGTAGTCGTACTGATGTTTGGTGGGTTCCTGGGGCTTGGGCTCGATCAGCAGGGTCCCCTGGAAACCGATCTGGTGCTTGTGCTCGACGACCATCGAGAGGAACCGTCCGAGCTGGTCCATCTCGCGAGGCAGGTCCGTGTTGAGCAGCGTCTCGTAGCCTTCACGACCGCCCCAGAGCACATAATTGGCACCCCCCATCTCGTGCGTGACATCCAGGCAGTTCGCCACCTGGGCGGCGGCCCGGGCGAACACGTCGGGATCGGGGTTGGTGGCGGCCCCGGCCAGGTAGCGCGGGTGGTGGAAGAGCCGGGCCGTGCCCCACAGCAGCTTGATCCCGGTGCGATCCATGTGGGCCATCGCCTCGTCGGCCAGCTCGTGCAGCGCCGCGGTCTCCTCGGCGAAGGTTCCGCCGTAGGGCGCCATGTCGTGGTCGTGGAACGAGAAGAACGGCACCCCGAGCTTCTCGATGAACTCGAACGCAGCCGCCATCTTCGTGCGGGCCGCCGTCATCGGATCGAGCGACGGGTCGAGCCATGGGCGGTCGAAGGTGCCGTCGCCGAACACGTCGTTGCCGGGCCAGTTGAACGAGTGCCAGTAGCAGACGGCCAGCCGCAGATGCTCGGCCAGGGTCTTGTCGCCCACCACTCGGTCCTTGTCGTACCAGCGGTACGTGAGCGGATCGTCGCTGGCGGGCCCGGCGTAGGTGATCGCGTCGACATCGGTGAAGAACTCGGCCATGGCCAGAACCTAGCCCCGCCGCCGGCACCGATCAGTTGCCGTTG contains these protein-coding regions:
- a CDS encoding cytochrome P450, whose translation is MTTIPPLDEIDLSTLEFWDLDQGTRAEVFRRFRTENPFPFFEEPDNPLGPNGPGYYVLTRHSDVVAASKNPELFCSGKGATGPLDQSPEVNDFFGSMINMDDPRHKRLRGLVAAGFTPRQLERAMHAVEQVGIELAADLRDKGEFDFVADFAAPLPLRIICQMMGIPESQYGFVLEQSNLILGASDPDFASEGDDFLGLILGAGLGLSQLMGELGAARVENPTDDLTTALMSAELDGERLTEQELASFFILLLVAGNETTRNAISWGLHFLTENPDQRDAWMAEFDAKAPAAVEEIVRLASPVISMRRTVTRDGAELGGRTWNEGDKLILSYWAANRDEAVFTDPLRFDLARTPNEHVGFGAPGPHFCLGAHLARREITVAFRELFTQVPTIHATAEPAVLRSSFINGVKRLPASL
- the tpx gene encoding thiol peroxidase, which encodes MAEITLGGNPVHTSGDLPAVGSPAPAFTLTKADFSSVSSTDLAGGPVILNIFPSIDTPTCATSVRTFNEQAAGLDATVLCVSADLPPAAGRFCGAEGIENVSTGSTFKNPEMLDDYGVRIIDGKLEGLAARAVVVIGADGYVAHAELVPEIAQEPDYSAAISALG
- the ybaK gene encoding Cys-tRNA(Pro) deacylase, with product MTPAIEMLRELGIAHTIAAYDHDPARGSYGDEAVEALGLDPESVFKTLMVTLDDGSFAIGVVPVGAQLDLKAIAAAAGAKKAVMTDSAEAQRRSGYVLGGISPFGQKRPARTFVDEWAGALAIVHCSGGRRGLEIGVAPSAFVDALGATFAAIAAW
- a CDS encoding tyrosine-protein phosphatase, with translation MPVARVEGTLVLCGLDAIGPDPVGLLTKVEGDTVVCLQTDEELRRRFPAYVDWLAAPAPHTALRLPTADHLVAADTEVRELVVDIHRRLRTGERVIVHCGAGWGRAGVIAVLVMCAAGAEIDMALRDLRLARPAAGPQSADQDLQIERLAGRLRAATPR
- a CDS encoding CoA transferase, with translation MRLGETVNPQDPDQPSPLAGIRILAAEQMAALPYATQLLARLGAEVVKVEHPTMGDSGRGSVPFIEDPQGRKVGATFLRNNFNKRSVALDLKAPEGVEIFLDLSTRFDIVCENFKAGTADRLGIGYDAVAARHPEVVYLSVSGFGNDPRSPYMHRAAYAAVVEGMSGIYEYKRRPGRRPTANPVGALGDISSALFGVIGILAALRHRDLTGRGQHIDIAMLDATMAMTDIVSNFYSMGIPDEQSSGVGIVETFSAGEGSFVLQIVREPHFEKVARLTGNEDWLTDERFESRAGWQEHFDDVIRPGVERWAADKTNREAVAILSGEGIAAGESNTSKDIVEDEHVAVRNMLVEVPRADGGDPVLVPGNPVKMSRTQEGPETRFPWLGEHTDEVLAEELGLSPDRLAALRDAGTTS
- a CDS encoding acyl-CoA dehydrogenase family protein, which encodes MDFEFTPEQQQFAIDVREFLDANDDPDVFDVTRENMAQIVDTPKRRAFMKSLGHKGWLGITWPEEYGGTDGEGVYEYILNEQLAGRGGPQIGKGVGIIGKTLIAHGSDHLKAEFLPQILENDVEFAVGYSEPNAGSDAASMRLKGERVTSDAGEDGWLLNGQKTWTTSAHFAEWYWVGVRTDPDNKHMGITLMLVPLDQEGITINGIWTMGDERTNEVWFDDVFVPDAYVVGQVNYGFRYISQALDLERFTMFTMSPILQRLDLLTDYVKTAVRDGEPLRDDPKIRARLAQLHTDAEVARVMGLKFVAEAVKVEYLVKAGKPYQPPTVEASEYKLFATELSKRLADAAMDIGGPGSQLRVKTEDAPMKGRSESTYRYTVIDTIGGGSSEIQKNIISRRAMGLPKNF
- a CDS encoding CaiB/BaiF CoA-transferase family protein, whose amino-acid sequence is MTPALDGIRVLDFASVGPGARASRMLSDYGAEVIKLGPTPKDGGKLLVPPYYAYSGHRLMRRGLLDLKADAGREAYLALARTADVVLESFRPGVVDRLGIGYEATRAVNDRIVYCSTSGFGQTGPQSAWAGHDVNYLAVSGYLDCTGRRADGSPPLPGATVADIAAGGMHAVMAIMAGLLRRERTGTGEFLDVSIADGAFGLMSLYVDEYLATGTEPGPGHYILTGKYACYDIYTCADGRHLSVGAIEPAFWRNLCRELDLEQYTAAQMDDDLQDEVRAAFAAVFATKTRDEWADQLGPADCCVAPVNTVAEAVDDQQYAARGMVVEADHATEGIFRQTGPVWAGTTRPDGPYPVRAGTVTDTADLLAEAGYERTTIDGLLENGVIA
- a CDS encoding MaoC family dehydratase N-terminal domain-containing protein: MSDLPPSIAELIDKPQYPVTANFPVELGYSFNTLAATENGNPLYWDPAVADELTGGMTVPPTTLSLWMRPHRWEPGAEEELVALKVHFDLKEMLELPEAIMSDNTLILHEPVRPGDVISHHQVLRSVSDEKTTKLGSGRFWSIDIVYTNQDDELVGIESYTGFGYSKSLRDRDASGVALAQTPSPAARPSPPPDGERLPELIYDVTATTVVLGALASRDWRPMHHDFKFATERNGTQDIFLNTPNLAAWFERYITDWTGPRGRIGRMTFRMRDSIFPDDRMVFTGTVTGVTTDDQGCAWAELDITVAVRNDGEPERLCCTCNARVAIPTDESDNPWARKGQNWTP
- a CDS encoding acyl-CoA dehydrogenase family protein, with product MLNLDFSEEQEMLRDMVRGVCAQHAPFEKVRELEDDPDGIATELWDQLGELGVTGLMLPEEYGGSGMSLIEGVIVYEELGRSLAPVPHFVSSVLSAGAILRGGTDEQKSSLLPELAAGSTIITPAWLEPDNGYSPKGVQLTATVDGDHAVLNGSKMHVYFARAADQMLVLARTGDAPTDIDLFLVPTDTTGVTLEQRMSISSDTQYRVEFADVSVPVANRIGAAGTGWATWDDVMLEAVILASAQAMGGADYALEITAQYSKDREQFDKALAEFQAISHGLADARTELDGGKILVYEAAWAQSQGKDISRLAPMAKLFTGTVYRDLTAMAQQIFGGVGFTLEYDIQLYFRRAKQLQISWWDKATCEERVAESVLG
- the xylB gene encoding xylulokinase translates to MPLVAGIDSSTQSTKVELRDLDTGDVVATGRASHPPTAPPRSEQDPRAWWDALIEAFSATGAHRDEVVAVSVAGQQHGLVVLGDDGEPLRPAKLWNDTESADQATRLVAAIGADAWADACGSVPVASFTITKLRWLVETEPTLVPRIARLLLPHDYLTWRLTGAAVTDRGDASGGGWFDRATGAYRDDLLALVGGRDDWAHLLPRVLRPEEPAGPLLPAAADALGLRPGIVVGPGTGDNMAGALGLDLRPGDIAMSLGTSGTVYAVSTTPTCDRSGAVAGFCDATGNHLPLVCTLNATRVTDTVASWLGVDRDQFARLALTAPSGANGVSLTPYFDGERTPDLPHATGTFEGLRNSTVPADLARAAHEGVVRGLLHGLDALTAAGAATDGRLHLVGGGAQSRAYRGVVADLFDGSVVVPHDDETVATGACVQAAWAHGGRAATAGWTLGAGDEL
- the xylA gene encoding xylose isomerase — protein: MAEFFTDVDAITYAGPASDDPLTYRWYDKDRVVGDKTLAEHLRLAVCYWHSFNWPGNDVFGDGTFDRPWLDPSLDPMTAARTKMAAAFEFIEKLGVPFFSFHDHDMAPYGGTFAEETAALHELADEAMAHMDRTGIKLLWGTARLFHHPRYLAGAATNPDPDVFARAAAQVANCLDVTHEMGGANYVLWGGREGYETLLNTDLPREMDQLGRFLSMVVEHKHQIGFQGTLLIEPKPQEPTKHQYDYDSATVFGFLQKYGLENEIKVNIEVNHATLSGHDFAHEVAVAQSHGIFGSVDANRGDDRLGWDTDQFPNSVDSLVPAVYEIIRGGGFETGGFMFDTKLRRTSIDRSDLFHGHVGGIDTLAKAFLVAHAMVDDGALEDLRSARYAGWAGDEGRAILDGQRTLEDLRTRVTAADLDPAPVSGAQEALEDLVNRYIERVA